The Candidatus Angelobacter sp. DNA segment TGGGGCGCGCAGGACAGAATCATGTGGAACGGTTTTTTCCGGTAAAGGACGTGACGCCGCCGCGACAGGTCGCTCGCGGCATCCCAGGCGATTTCTGGCGTCCCCGTGAAAAGCCCGACCAGCCCTTTCCCTTCGACCACCATGCAGAAGCAGAGTTTCGGCACGCTCACCATTGAACCCGCGTGATCCACCACGCGCCGAACGGGGGTCCATTTATTGCCGATGATCTTCGGAGTCGTGATGACGGCGCCGAGCCAGTGGAAAAAATTCAGAATATCCGGCCCGGCCACGCCAGGGAAAAGATATTTGTTACCGCCGGAAAAGCCGACAACTTCGTGTGGAAACACCGGACCAATGATGATGATCTGATCGTAGTCAAACACCATTCGGTTCACGTCCACCGGCACGTCGATCGCGAACAGTCCGTTCGACATCTTTCCGATTTCGTCCGCATTGATGATACCGATGCGCTTGAGCGCGGACGGGTCATTCCAGGCGTGATTGAAGAAACGGACCCGCCGATAGACCGCCTCGCGCTCGGCTTCCGAGATTTCCAGACGCTGGCAGATTGCCTTTTCGTTCATCGGCTGGTGAGTGCCAAGCGCGATGAGAACGTCGAACGCACGCGTCGTTCCGGCAATCTGTTGAAACAAGGTTCGAAACAACAAACCGACCGGTGCGGTGCGAGTGCCGTCAGGCACAATGAGCAGCACATTTTTGTCCCGGTAATCTTCGGTCGCACACGTCTGAGCAACCACCTCCGCGACCTGATCGCGGGTCAATGTCCCGTTGGCCGCTGTTATTGAAATGGGTGACATCGTCGTATTGCCGCGTTGATCTTATATTGTAAGGCACAGAAAACCGCCATCCACTCGCAAATCCGAGCCGGTCACAAATCCGCTCGCTCGCGGACTCGCGAGATAAACGGCAGCCCCGATCAATTCCCGCGCCTCGCCGAACCGGCCCATGGGCGTGTGGCTCATAATTGCTCTGGTCCGGTCGGTCGGCGTGCCGTCGGAGTTGAACAATACCCGGCGGTTTTGCTCGGCCGGAAAAAAGCCGGGGGTAATGGAATTGACGCGTACGCCTTTGGCGCCCCATTCACGCGCAAGAAACTCCGTCAAACTCAGCACCGCGGCCTTCGCCGCCGAGTACGCGACGACGCGCGAAAGCGGAATGTGGGCCGAAACACTGGCGATGTTGATGATGCTGCCCTTCCCGCGGGCAATCATCCCCGCA contains these protein-coding regions:
- a CDS encoding lactate racemase domain-containing protein; protein product: MSPISITAANGTLTRDQVAEVVAQTCATEDYRDKNVLLIVPDGTRTAPVGLLFRTLFQQIAGTTRAFDVLIALGTHQPMNEKAICQRLEISEAEREAVYRRVRFFNHAWNDPSALKRIGIINADEIGKMSNGLFAIDVPVDVNRMVFDYDQIIIIGPVFPHEVVGFSGGNKYLFPGVAGPDILNFFHWLGAVITTPKIIGNKWTPVRRVVDHAGSMVSVPKLCFCMVVEGKGLVGLFTGTPEIAWDAASDLSRRRHVLYRKKPFHMILSCAPQMYDELWTGGKAMYKLEPVLADGGELIIYAPHISEVCVAHGRV